The DNA segment GACCAAAACTGCCGCTGCCCATGGGCGCATTCTCCCTAGCTGCGCTGTCTATGATTGGGTTGCCGCTTCTGGCGGGGTTTGCTACCAAGTGGTACTTGTTTAATGCTGGTCTGTCAGCGCAGATTTATTGGCTGCCAGTGTTGATAATCATCAGCGGCCTGCTAAATGCAGCCTATTTCCTGCCGATTGTCTGGAAAATTTGGTTTGGGGTTTCGGAAGCGGAAGCTACCGACCGGCGAGTTCCCGGGCTGCTGGTATTGGTTGCCGTCCTGGCAGTAATCGGATTGGTGCCGGGGGCAGTGCTGGACCTGCTGGAACAGGCCGCCGGCTGGTTAATTTCCTGATTAGGGGGCGTCCAAATGAATGTTCTTATCACCTTAATTATCCTCTTGCCGATAGCCGGGGCAGCGGCAATATGGCTCCCTGGGTTGCGATCCCGGCCGGTTGTTGCCCCAATTCTGGCAGCCGGCGGTGTTGCGCTTGCAGTCTGGTTTGTCGGCCGGACGCCGGAGGTTGCTCCGGTTGTAACCTGGTGGCAAGTGGTTCCCGGATTACCCCTGGCATTCCGGGTCGATCACGCCGGTTGGCTGTTTGCCTTGTTGGCGGCTGCCCTCTGGGTGCCGGCAACTGCCTATGCCAACAGTTACAGCGCCCATCATCCCCATAAGCGTCGGCGGTTTTTCACCTTTTATACATTGTCCCTGACCGCCACCATGGGGATTGCCCTGGCTGCAAACTTTTTCACCCTGTATCTGTTCTATGAACTTTTGACGTTTGTCACCTGGCCGCTGGTAATTCACAACGAAACGCCGGCGGCGAAACGGGCTGGTAAACTATATTTGATCTATAGTCTGGCCGGCGCCGCCTTGGTTTTGGCGGCAATGGTTGTAACCTGGGCCACCGCGGGTACATTGGATTTTGCCGTCGGTGGTGTGATTGGCTCCGAAATATCCATTAGAAGTATCCGCTTGCTAGTGGTCTTGTTGGTGGCGGGTTTTGGTGTCAAGGCGGCAGTTATGCCTCTGCATACGTGGTTGCCGACGGCGATGGCAGCGCCGACTCCGGTCAGTGCGCTCTTGCATGCCGTGGCAGTGGTTAATGCCGGCTGCTTTGGGCTGGTGCGAACTTTTTACAGCCTGGTTGGGACTTCTGCTTTGGAGCGGGCAGCTTTGGCAGATTACCTGATTCCAGTAGCGGCAGTGACGATTATTCTGGGTTCAGTGATTGCCCTGCGCCAGGACCACTTGAAACGGCGTTTGGCATATTCTACTGTAAGTCAGCTGGGCTATATTACCTTGGGTGTGATTTCCGGCCACGCCGGCCTCTTGCTTGGCAGTTTAGTGCACTTTGTAAATCACGCGCTGATGAAGATTACCCTGTTCTTCTGTGCCGGAGCGATTATCAGCGAGACGGGAGTGGAGAATATCTCCGAAATGGATGGAATGGGCAGGCGGATGCCGATGGTGATGGGGGCATTCACGTTGGCTGCACTTGGATTGGTGGGTGTTATTCCCATCAACGGCTTTCAGAGTAAGTGGTCGTTATTTCAAGGCGCGCTGGCGGCAGAACGTCCGGAGATTATTGTCATCCTTTTAATCAGTGCTATGCTCAACGCCTTCTATTTCTTCCCGATAATCGGCGCCGCTTTTTTCCGCGGCACCGGTCGTTGGCAGCAGGAGCGAGTCAGTAGCGGCTTGGTGTGGCCACCGCTTTTGACCGCTATTCTCTGCGTGATATTTGGGCTGTTACCGGCCCTGCTTTACCCGTATCTGTCGGAAACCGTGCAAGTCTTAATGAATTGAGGGAGGGGGGCGCAAAATGTGGTTACTGGTTTTGACACCGCTGTTGGCGGGCAGCCTTTGCCTTGCCAGCACTAACTTACGGCGTCAGGTGACTCTGTCGGTTGCTGCCTGTCTGTTGGCGGCTGGCGGCCTCGTTGCCATGTGGCAGGGTTGGCTCTCCGGCGCCGGCAGCGAACTGGTTCTGCCGGGGATAACGCTTTCGTTGTCAACCGGGGGAATCGGCTTGGTTCTGGCTGGATTTGCGCTAATCCTTTGGGTTGCGTCGCTGTTATTCAGCCTTAGTTGGTTTAAACCCCACCAGGATATGCGGCGCTATATGCTGCTATTGGGAGCCACCTGCACCGGGATTCTGATTACTTTCCTGGGTGGGGATTTTCTGACGCTGTTTTTGGGGTTTGAGTTGATGTCCCTGGCCTCCTGGGGACTGGTTGTTCATTCCCAAAGTGATGAGGCCTATCGGGCCGGCGGACTGTATCTCTACCTGGGCGTGGCTGGTGGAATGTTGCTCCTTACCGGATTGAGTGTGCTTTACTTCTATACCGGCAGCTTTGCCTTTGATGCTGTAATGCCCGAGGGGGCGCCCCTGGACCTGGTGGCAATGTTGATGATAACTGGGTTTGGCATCAAAGCAGGAATGATTCCCGTGCATATTTGGCTGCCGGAGGCGCATCCCGCAGCTCCGGTTCCGGCAAGCGCACTGCTTTCCGGGATATTAATCAAGACCGGCGCCTACGGGATTTTACGGACCATGGGAGTGGCTGCGAGTGTTCCTGAAACCTTGCAGGTTCTGGGATTGACCGTCCTTTTGGTCGGTATCCTGACCATGAGCTTCGGCGTTGTCATGGCGCTGCTGCAGCATGAGGCCAAGCGCATGCTGGCCTTTCACAGCATCAGCCAGATGGGTTATGTTATCACCGGCCTTGGCGCCGCGGCATTCCTTGCCGGCGCCGGGGGCGAGAGCCTGGTTGGCGCCGTTTACCACATGCTCAATCATTCGGTGTTTAAAGCGCTATTGTTCTTGGTAGCAGGCTCTGTGTACCTCTATACAAGCCGCCTTAATCTCTATAAACTGGGCGGAATGTACCGGCTGCTGCCTTTTACCTTCGGTCTGGCGTTGGTTGCGGCCATGGGCATCACCGGGTTTCCGGGGCTCAACGGCTTCGCCAGCAAAACGATGCTCCATCATGGGCTGCTGACAGTGGTCGATACGATGCCGGCCCTGGCCTGGACGGAAAAGGTCTTCGTGGTGGTTAGCGCAGGCACAGTATGTTCGTTCATCAAGTTTATCTGGTTTATTTTCGCTGGCAAACAGGCAGAAGATGTGAGCACAGACCAAAAGACTGAAACCTGGCCGATGCTGGTGGGGATG comes from the Bacillota bacterium genome and includes:
- a CDS encoding monovalent cation/H+ antiporter subunit D family protein; translation: MNVLITLIILLPIAGAAAIWLPGLRSRPVVAPILAAGGVALAVWFVGRTPEVAPVVTWWQVVPGLPLAFRVDHAGWLFALLAAALWVPATAYANSYSAHHPHKRRRFFTFYTLSLTATMGIALAANFFTLYLFYELLTFVTWPLVIHNETPAAKRAGKLYLIYSLAGAALVLAAMVVTWATAGTLDFAVGGVIGSEISIRSIRLLVVLLVAGFGVKAAVMPLHTWLPTAMAAPTPVSALLHAVAVVNAGCFGLVRTFYSLVGTSALERAALADYLIPVAAVTIILGSVIALRQDHLKRRLAYSTVSQLGYITLGVISGHAGLLLGSLVHFVNHALMKITLFFCAGAIISETGVENISEMDGMGRRMPMVMGAFTLAALGLVGVIPINGFQSKWSLFQGALAAERPEIIVILLISAMLNAFYFFPIIGAAFFRGTGRWQQERVSSGLVWPPLLTAILCVIFGLLPALLYPYLSETVQVLMN
- a CDS encoding NADH dehydrogenase, producing the protein MWLLVLTPLLAGSLCLASTNLRRQVTLSVAACLLAAGGLVAMWQGWLSGAGSELVLPGITLSLSTGGIGLVLAGFALILWVASLLFSLSWFKPHQDMRRYMLLLGATCTGILITFLGGDFLTLFLGFELMSLASWGLVVHSQSDEAYRAGGLYLYLGVAGGMLLLTGLSVLYFYTGSFAFDAVMPEGAPLDLVAMLMITGFGIKAGMIPVHIWLPEAHPAAPVPASALLSGILIKTGAYGILRTMGVAASVPETLQVLGLTVLLVGILTMSFGVVMALLQHEAKRMLAFHSISQMGYVITGLGAAAFLAGAGGESLVGAVYHMLNHSVFKALLFLVAGSVYLYTSRLNLYKLGGMYRLLPFTFGLALVAAMGITGFPGLNGFASKTMLHHGLLTVVDTMPALAWTEKVFVVVSAGTVCSFIKFIWFIFAGKQAEDVSTDQKTETWPMLVGMVLLAIAVIGLGAFPYQVADNLLAPALAELTVYGIEHFHAHIYSWHSLMDIAIAFGLGAVIFWAGCRWHLFHLSPPSWFSFRYWGGILAHGADDSISSTEQSWGRICASTSQRLLNLERKGEQLLQNMDCRPRSRFEQALSVINLNFDTLLVMAVLSLVLLLYFPLNAMFIS